A single Ziziphus jujuba cultivar Dongzao chromosome 11, ASM3175591v1 DNA region contains:
- the LOC107411408 gene encoding chromatin structure-remodeling complex protein SYD isoform X4, whose amino-acid sequence MASSHNVELEAAKFLHKLIQDSKDEPAKLAAKLYVILQHMKSSGKEHSMPYQVISRAMETVINQHGLDIEALKSSRLPMAGGTQTGDSATAQFGGSSQAAGVSKDSKAGMAENEIAKVDPFGSSRPPVGPSSGGHDYYQGAGPHRSSQSFDHESPSSLDSRSANSQSQERRDTANWEKQVNQKDTKKTTSKRKRVDTSVPMEPHNENAQQLDTRSTVGNSRKGKMNKIEPSSTFNILPNSGQVENFSSLSGSMRQVIRSKQEAQHLIDKQLDSPNISNPISRAPSSKFPEDLEVSSMQSPSTQQQVGSVPSTHDIMGVWNQNKLGVPFEKSQVPRFPSNPVPGTMTAEIPMQQSTVPSVGLKSGFSSPMQFGGAMPGKVMENDGGSSNMLADASKLSQGARESSISEMNMLRSATSRDPGKSPVASGMPFKEQQLKQLRAQCLVFLAFRNGLMPKKLHLEIALGNIFPKEGTNTDGPRKELIDHKGKAQSSNDPNIVPEVMMPPVRLNNTREADKIPSGASSTGRFQETESLSIEAGSSKMEDKGGPPSDHSVLAEERKLLLSRKPDAEIQTQETTSSLAMASQKNDFSGGRGGITVTMPGENMENGHLLVGKANQASYIAMNRQMTPEMIGWTGVGNPNDVSRGPLPTSSVQREMVPARKDNAPIRDRWRPVSGIENDHHAVPPMKDVNMMQKHVLQDDSKVSAIQNGCFSDGRKVVHFSETLKNGTSFTAEQVEEDDSLSTDVPPSPKYTMLEKWTMDQQKKKHLEEQNWILKQQKAKQRIAVSFHKSKENVSSSEDISAKTKSVIELKKLQLLELQRRLRSDFLNDFFRPITTEMDRLKSFKKHRHGRRIKQLEKFEQKMKEERQKRIRERQKEFFSEIEVHKERLDDVFKFKRERWKGFNKYVKEFHKRKERIHREKIDRIQREKINLLKINDVEGYLRMVQDAKSDRVKQLLKETEKYLQKLGSKLQEAKSMASRFEHDMDETGAPSVVEKSETAFENEDESDQAKHYLESNEKYYLMAHSIKESIADQPSCLQGGKLREYQMNGLRWLVSLYNNHLNGILADEMGLGKTVQVIALICYLMETKNDRGPFLVVVPSSVLPGWETEISIWAPSIHKIVYFGPPEERRKLFKEKIVHQKFNVLLTTYEYLMNKHDRPKLSKIHWRYIIIDEGHRIKNASCKLNADLKHYRSSHRLLLTGTPLQNNLEELWALLNFLLPNIFNSSEDFSQWFNKPFQSNGDNSADEALLSEEENLLIINRLHQVLRPFVLRRLKHKVENQLPEKIERLIRCEASAYQKLLMKRVEENLGSIGSSRSRSVHNSVMELRNICNHPYLSQLHAEEVNSLIPKHYLPTVIRLCGKLEMLDRILPKLKATDHRVLFFSTMTRLLDLMEEYLNFKQYQYLRLDGQTSGNVRGALIDQFNNPNSPVFIFLLSIRAGGVGVNLQAADTVIIFDTDWNPQVDLQAQARAHRIGQKRDVLVLRFETVQTVEEQVRASAEHKLGVANQSITAGFFDNNTSAEDRREYLEALLRECKKEEAAPVLDDDALNDLLARSEPEIDIFESVDKQRQEAEMATWRKLVIERGLDSSEPLPPLPSRLVTEEDLKEFYEVMKIYEVPKPGPGMVSNVGVKRKGEYLGGLDTQQYGRGKRAREVRSYEEQWTEEEFEKMCQVDSPESPSKPKEEVKDTNLPTDASRSIVTVKTEIPAPLSSEQSHSTHQPVTSIPPPPPAPTVQPAPIIQPTPTIQPPHLQQGKEVTPPAKRGRGRPKRATTDQSPTAVVLTAPSGTDKVDLALQRGTTSSSDTTSCPNPLAVNVKGVIGTVHQTGIGVTPSSQPTTPPSATSGAQVAAVPSVPVQGRGQGRKIQSSGEAPRRRGKKQGPVSPAVTSGLTGSDLKQNEIQQNKSMNPSVNQATVITATVSSTPLVQCPDSLPGSAASQGTDVIDPHHGEGTGLSSPQTPTLQGVNPVSQSSSPCPSVPMQMKGQGRKTQSGAGGTRRRGKKQALVSPPVPDVSPGQDLKPNVNSQNKSGDLSESQAVKSKQDVAKEPTNAIQEQVCHAPDSLAGPDQDVKSTKQPVGLALAKQSEVSSTTHDSDQISMGPTSGESQNAAVLNVASLTKDASNENCSSKLEANKLSGNEAVVAPAVALSSTTSPEVTKDSCLVDRTVTATSTVMSAALVVPSTDSFATSTTMEGITKTKHLVAAEIAINPQSTPPYPSVPAASQSTGALPTESIQVKRQGRKAPPRGETPRRRGKKQALTMSAVPDGSAAHASKLSSQSQNRSDDAIGSKSAILRGKHGTDTQENNVIQAQISEVNLPSGLAGQDPKRKEQSGHTPPVKQLINPPTTIDSALGSSDKNSALGRIQTANVNDVARVMKEVFSGTCLSKNKSGETAGKEGRAVHNLPVVSKTVMEVAKNQTLEDKAHSSMPTLTTASVLDLPVNYEKRSGMEADGTRVLMTDLSKSEIKTTAVSVVKMADSEKHSNEDAISLPNTGALCTASLSAGERDDGLSERESPDAGPPGFTTRASGNDVSSSLVPPSVVEPVAMSNTSGNKTEMLTKESPNSSHLDARGFECQTISTKTDKSNDYPETTPPIPVTPENLGIVVTSAMIVSGSENKIEPSVKELQLTSPVISEKADDDDGEHPKSPISQILDHSSVVELQLTSPQDEGNPEAPVISEKADDDDDGEHPKSPISQSLDHSSVVEPPMTEIQSGNDREPALNEVKNCSLDIGIDENAPTISLTRDRSTGVKFEKRSSESVILCSTEAEFQKSSLEIGSLGNPSSIPVTGDQPPSIHFEEDASEKDVLPSNDAEAESSIPVTGDQPPSIHFEEDASEKDVLPSNDAEAETAAECSGQASVAGLKFSPKVENSGAAHGPSDIALGDSSETLQDTSETGNLEAKCDASEDKEETMPDPLKSVIAESSGAKVIPEAHVGTLLQEIETTDHSDEACNMELDPSKGDQMDGSQNVLMEHEKISNEITLPSLLVTEEDKLNNSERSPVGNSVAVGEQKGPDDAESGDQLDVSCEGGFMPENISEVPPSSSSVKEEQMIESSFEKFPVSCLVALKEPKDSEAGMDIQLDSAGGSETLPDQVILLPSCLESGEEIGCSSEKGPALEEPEKPKDSEAEIDVQLDSSNNNEVLLEKVVSGSIMEDKIEGSYQQDPAGSSVPEESKDSEAEGAVQPLDSSEGSKDVQTDSYLAGKMSQEIFLLENAHPPSSSVTDAEKIESSLEKCSLSLSVELERLEGFEAKVENRVDAGHDVVGSPESKKSETMNLLSSSLASEGEKIEGSVDKALCSSPVAFKESEDSVVEIVNDMGASQIGGILPESNLENINLPSSPLATLDGKTAGSPEKHLIGSSEEQVERKGSENDVDDQIDVSHAGEILPVNSPTAEKEMKIEDSSEEGHVDCSMAVEEPQIPVAEVRDLIDASHVGGLGLENLLEKSDGLSEKSQEEGSSLSLNESNKNDDKISHQMDTNDIPQDAGLMPEDIVSEKVDVVTSSLETQEEKAEGSSGNNRMSSLEAVVESKGSEVDGQLGASQVSTVLPDNDRSENMALPAPSMVTEEQKLEGLFEDGIVSLVVLEESKGSPAEMGDKVDVSQDCRMVAEIESENLDEPPPSTSEGDNVLGSSEVELVVISSENLDQPPPSLTTEGDNAAGSSKMELIGSPSVPEESELKDEAATAHVSESQPEGENKDLPPSTSAQDSENVKGSPDRDPLTGHVSLPQNENKDLPSSSSAQEGENIEGLSAGAELGSSVDMEGAVGSEE is encoded by the exons ATGGCGTCTTCGCATAATGTCGAGTTGGAGGCAGCAAAGTTTCTGCACAAACTCATTCAAGATTCTAAAGATGAGCCCGCAAAATTGGCTGCGAAACTTTACGTG ATATTACAACACATGAAGTCAAGTGGGAAGGAGCATTCTATGCCTTATCAAGTAATATCAAG GGCAATGGAGACTGTTATCAATCAACATGGTCTTGATATTGAAGCCCTGAAGTCATCGCGCCTTCCTATGGCTGGAGGAACTCAAACAGGCGATTCCGCAACCGCACAATTTGGAG GGTCTTCTCAAGCTGCTGGGGTTTCAAAAGATTCCAAAGCGGGCATGGCTGAAAATGAGATTGCGAAAGTTGATCCATTTGGATCAAGTAGGCCGCCTGTTGGTCCAAGTAGTGGAGGACACGACTATTATCAAGGAGCTGGACCCCATAGGAGTAGTCAGTCTTTTGATCATGAAAGTCCATCTAGTTTGGACTCTAGGTCCGCTAACTCGCAATCACAAGAAAGGCGTGATACGGCAAATTGGGAAAAACAGGTGAATCAAAAAGACACCAAAAAGACAACTAGTAAGCGAAAGAGGGTAGATACTTCAGTTCCCATGGAACCACACAATGAAAATGCTCAGCAACTTGATACCCGCAGCACTGTAGGTAATTCAAGGAAGGGAAAGATGAACAAAATTGAACCGTCTTCTACTTTTAATATTCTTCCAAATAGTGGCCAAGTGGAAAACTTCTCGTCCTTGTCTGGTAGCATGAGACAGGTGATTAGATCCAAACAAGAGGCTCAACATTTGATAGATAAACAGTTGGATTCACCGAACATTAGCAATCCAATCTCTCGGGCTCCAAGTTCAAAGTTCCCCGAAGATTTGGAAGTTTCCTCTATGCAAAGTCCTTCGACACAGCAACAGGTTGGTTCAGTACCATCTACACATGACATTATGGGTGTGTGGAATCAAAATAAACTTGGTGTACCGTTTGAAAAGTCCCAGGTTCCCAGATTTCCATCTAATCCAGTTCCTGGCACCATGACAGCAGAAATTCCAATGCAGCAGTCAACAGTTCCATCTGTTGGATTAA AGTCTGGATTCTCAAGTCCAATGCAATTTGGTGGTGCAATGCCTGGAAAGGTTATGGAAAACGATGGAGGAAGTTCAAATATGTTAGCAGATGCAAGTAAACTTTCTCAG GGTGCCAGGGAAAGCAGCATATCTGAGATGAATATGCTTAGAAGTGCAACATCTAGAGATCCTGGAAAATCTCCTGTAGCATCTGGTATGCCTTTTAAGGAACAGCAGTTGAAACAGCTGAGGGCCCAGTGTCTTGTATTTTTAGCCTTCAG AAATGGgttgatgccaaagaagttGCATCTCGAAATTGCTCTTGGAAACATATTTCCTAAAGAAG GTACTAATACTGATGGACCTCGCAAAGAGTTGATCGACCATAAAGGGAAAGCACAATCTTCTAATGATCCAAATATTGTTCCTGAGGTCATGATGCCACCTGTAAGACTGAACAACACCAGGGAAGCTGATAAAATACCTTCAGGTGCCTCATCCACTGGAAGATTCCAAGAAACTGAATCCTTATCTATAGAAGCTGGGAGCTCAAAAATGGAGGACAAAGGTGGCCCACCTTCAGACCATTCTGTACTTGCAGAAGAAAGAAAACTTCTACTTTCAAGAAAGCCTGATGCTGAAATACAAACACAGGAAACAACATCTTCCCTAGCAATGGCATCGCAAAAGAATGATTTTTCTGGTGGAAGGGGTGGTATAACTGTTACCATGCCTGGGGAAAATATGGAAAATGGCCACCTGCTAGTTGGAAAGGCTAACCAAGCCTCGTATATAGCCATGAATAGGCAGATGACTCCTGAGATGATTGGTTGGACTGGAGTTGGTAATCCTAATGATGTTTCTAGAGGACCACTACCAACCTCCAGTGTTCAGCGTGAGATGGTGCCTGCAAGAAAGGATAATGCACCTA tAAGAGATCGTTGGAGACCAGTTTCTGGAATTGAAAATGATCACCATGCAGTACCTCCTATGAAGGATGTTAATATGATGCAAAAGCATGTATTGCAGG ATGATTCTAAAGTTTCTGCTATTCAAAATGGATGCTTTTCAGATGGACGGAAAGTAGTTCATTTTTCTGAAACACTGAAAAATGGCACTAGTTTTACTGCAGAGCAAGTTGAGGAAGATGACTCATTATCGACTGATGTGCCACCTTCTCCTAAGTACACCATGTTAGAGAAATGGACCATGGATCAGCAGAAAAAGAAACATTTAGAAGAGCAAAATTGGATTCTAAAACAGCAGAAAGCAAAGCAAAGAATTGCAGTGTCTTTCCACAAGTCAAAG GAGAATGTGAGCTCGTCTGAAGATATATctgcaaaaacaaaaagtgtCATAGAGCTTAAGAAACTACAACTATTGGAGCTTCAACGTCGTCTTCGGAG TGATTTCCTGAATGACTTTTTTAGACCAATCACGACTGAAATGGATCGCTTGAAATCATTTAAGAAACACAGACATGGCAGGAGAATAAAACAATTAGAAAAGTTTGAACAGAAAATGAAGGAAGAGCGACAAAAGAGAATACGAGAAAGGCAGAAGGAGTTCTTTAGTGAGATAGAAGTTCACAA GGAAAGACTTGATGATGTGTTCAAGTTTAAGAGAGAACGGTGGAAGGGtttcaataaatatgtaaagGAATTCCACAAGAGGAAGGAACGCATCCATCGTGAGAAGATTGATCGGATCCAACGTGAGAAGATTAATTTGTTAAAGATCAATGATGTGGAAGGATATCTTCGAATGGTGCAG GATGCCAAGTCTGATCGTGTTAAGCAACTTCTtaaagaaacagagaaataCCTTCAAAAGCTTGGATCCAAGCTACAGGAGGCAAAGTCTATGGCAAGTCGATTTGAACATGATATGGATGAGACAGGAGCTCCAAGTGTTGTTGAGAAGAGTGAGACTGCATTTGAAAATGAAGATGAAAGTGATCAAGCAAAG CATTATTTGGAAAGCAATGAAAAGTACTATTTGATGGCTCATAG TATAAAAGAGAGCATTGCAGATCAGCCATCTTGTCTTCAGGGTGGAAAATTAAGAGA GTATCAAATGAATGGTCTAAGGTGGTTGGTTTCGCTATACAATAATCATTTGAATGGTATCCTGGCTGATGAGATGGGCCTTGGTAAAACTGTTCAG GTTATTGCTTTAATTTGTTACCTGATGGAGACCAAAAACGATAGAGGACCCTTTTTAGTGGTTGTGCCATCTTCAGTTTTACCTGGATGGGAAACAGAAATAAGCATATGGGCACCTAGTATACATAAGATTGTCTATTTCGGGCCTCCGGAGGAGAGGCGTAAGTTATTCAA GGAAAAAATTGTTCACCAGAAATTCAATGTCCTCCTGACAACATATGAGTATCTGATGAACAAGCATGACAGACCAAAACTAAGTAAAATACACTGGCGTTATATAATAATTGATGAAGGACACCGTATAAAAAATGCTTCGTGCAAGTTAAATGCTGACCTGAAGCATTATCGGAGCTCTCATAGATTGTTATTAACTGGAACTCCACTACAG AACAACCTTGAGGAGTTGTGGGCATTGCTGAACTTCCTGTTGCCTAATATTTTCAACTCTTCAGAGGATTTTTCTCAGTGGTTCAACAAACCATTTCAGAGTAATGGTGATAACTCAGCGGATGAA GCTTTGCTCTCCGAGGAGGAGAATCTCTTGATCATAAATCGTCTTCACCAAGTACTTCGACCATTTGTGCTTCGGAGGCTGAAACACAAG GTTGAAAATCAATTGCCAGAAAAGATTGAGAGACTTATAAGATGTGAGGCTTCTGCTTATCAGAAGCTTTTGATGAAGAGGGTCGAAGAAAATCTGGGATCGATTGGAAGTTCTAGG TCTCGGTCAGTGCATAACTCTGTTATGGAGCTTCGCAATATATGCAATCATCCTTATCTTAGCCAGCTTCATGCAGAGGAG GTCAATAGTTTGATACCTAAGCATTATCTCCCAACTGTTATTAGACTTTGTGGGAAGCTTGAAATGTTAGATCGGATACTACCCAAGTTAAAAGCAACAGATCATAGG gttcttttcttttccacaaTGACCCGACTACTTGATCTTATGGAGGAGTATCTCAACTTCAAGCAATATCAGTACCTTCGGTTGGACGGCCAGACATCTGGGAATGTTCGTGGTGCCCTCATTGACCAGTTCAACAATCCAAATTCACCTGTATTTATATTTCTTCTCAG TATTCGGGCTGGTGGTGTTGGAGTAAATCTTCAAGCTGCTGATACAGTGATCATATTTGATACTGACTGGAATCCACAG GTGGATTTGCAAGCTCAGGCGAGAGCTCATAGAATTGGCCAGAAAAGGGATGTGCTTGTTCTTCGATTTGAAACG GTCCAAACTGTTGAAGAACAAGTCAGAGCTTCAGCTGAGCACAAACTGGGAGTTGCTAATCAGAGCATAACTGCTGGTTTCTTTGACAATAATACCAG TGCTGAAGATCGAAGAGAATATCTAGAGGCACTTCTCCGAGAGTGTAAGAAAGAGGAAGCTGCACCTGTTTTAGATGATGATGCACTAAATGATCTCTTAGCCCGCAG TGAGCCAGAGATTGATATCTTTGAATCTGTTGATAAACAAAGGCAGGAAGCAGAGATG GCGACATGGAGGAAGCTGGTAATTGAACGAGGGTTAGATAGTTCTGAACCTTTACCTCCTCTGCCTTCCCGCCTTGTTACAGAGGAAGATTTGAAGGAATTCTATGAAGTAATGAAGATATACGAAGTGCCAAAACCTGGGCCTGGTATGGTGTCAAATGTTGGTGTCAAGCGGAAGGGTGAGTATCTTGGGGGCCTTGATACTCAGCAATATGGAAGAGGAAAACGAGCAAGAGAG GTTCGTTCCTATGAAGAGCAATGGACGGAGGAGGAGTTTGAAAAGATGTGTCAGGTTGACTCCCCTGAATCTCCTAGCAAACCGAAGGAAGAAGTTAAAGACACAAATTTGCCAACAGATGCCAGTCGATCTATTGTGACTGTTAAGACAGAAATTCCTGCTCCACTTTCATCAGAGCAATCCCACTCAACACACCAACCAGTCACATCAATCCCACCACCTCCACCAGCACCCACTGTCCAACCTGCACCGATTATCCAACCAACACCGACTATCCAACCACCACATCTGCAGCAAGGCAAAGAGGTAACACCACCAGCTAAGCGTGGCCGTGGGAGGCCAAAAAGAGCTACTACAGATCAATCACCAACTGCTGTGGTTCTTACAGCTCCCTCTGGAACTGACAAAGTGGATTTGGCATTACAGAGAGGAACAACATCTAGCTCTGATACAACCTCCTGTCCCAATCCTTTAGCGGTCAATGTAAAAGGTGTCATTGGGACTGTACATCAAACTGGTATAGGGGTTACACCTAGTTCTCAACCAACCACTCCCCCTTCTGCTACTTCTGGAGCACAAGTAGCTGCTGTCCCTTCTGTTCCCGTGCAAGGAAGAGGACAGGGTCGGAAAATTCAAAGTTCTGGAGAAGCACCCCGGCGTAGGGGAAAGAAACAGGGGCCAGTATCACCTGCTGTTACTAGTGGTTTGACTGGATCGGATCTAAAACAAAATGAGATTCAACAGAATAAATCAATGAATCCATCAGTAAATCAGGCCACTGTCATTACTGCAACTGTTTCTAGTACTCCTCTGGTCCAGTGTCCTGATTCTTTACCAGGTTCTGCTGCTTCACAAGGTACTGATGTAATAGATCCTCATCATGGCGAGGGTACAGGTTTGAGCTCTCCTCAAACCCCTACTTTGCAAGGTGTTAATCCTGtatctcaatcctcttctcctTGCCCTTCTGTGCCCATGCAAATGAAAGGGCAAGGTCGGAAGACTCAGAGTGGTGCAGGTGGAACCCGGCGTAGGGGAAAGAAACAGGCACTAGTATCACCTCCTGTTCCTGATGTGTCACCTGGTCAGGATTTAAAACCAAATGTAAATTCACAGAATAAATCTGGTGATTTGAGTGAGAGTCAAGCTGTGAAAAGCAAGCAAGATGTTGCTAAGGAGCCAACCAATGCTATACAAGAGCAAGTATGTCATGCACCTGATAGTTTGGCAGGTCCAGATCAAGACGTAAAATCAACCAAACAGCCGGTTGGCTTAGCTCTAGCTAAGCAGTCAGAAGTCTCATCAACCACACATGACAGTGATCAGATCTCCATGG GCCCTACATCCGGAGAGAGTCAAAATGCTGCTGTCCTCAATGTTGCATCTCTGACAAAGGATGCTTCCAATGAAAATTGCTCATCCAAACTGGAAGCAAATAAGCTTTCAGGAAATGAAGCTGTTGTTGCTCCAGCTGTAGCTTTATCAAGCACGACTTCCCCTGAGGTGACCAAGGACTCATGTTTAGTGGATAGAACTGTTACGGCTACATCTACCGTAATGAGTGCAGCTCTAGTTGTTCCTTCAACTGATTCTTTTGCCACTTCCACTACAATGGAAGGTATCACTAAGACAAAGCATCTTGTTGCTGCAGAAATTGCTATCAACCCTCAGTCTACCCCTCCTTACCCTTCTGTTCCTGCAGCCTCTCAATCTACTGGTGCTTTACCAACTGAATCTATACAAGTCAAAAGACAAGGTCGAAAGGCTCCACCTAGAGGAGAAACACCTCGTCGCAGGGGAAAGAAACAGGCTTTAACAATGTCTGCTGTACCTGATGGTTCAGCAGCTCACGCTTCAAAATTAAGTTCTCAATCCCAGAATAGGTCTGATGATGCAATTGGAAGCAAGTCTGCTATCCTAAGGGGTAAGCATGGAACTGACACACAGGAAAACAATGTTATTCAGGCTCAGATATCTGAGGTCAATTTGCCTAGTGGTTTAGCTGGTCAggatccaaaaagaaaagagcAATCTGGTCATACTCCCCCAGTGAAGCAGTTAATAAATCCTCCGACAACAATTGACAGTGCTCTTGGATCCTCTGATAAAAATTCTGCTTTAGGTCGAATTCAAACAGCTAATGTAAATGATGTTGCACGAGTTATGAAAGAGGTTTTTTCTGGAACTTgcttgtcaaaaaataaaagtgggGAGACTGCTGGGAAAGAAGGTAGGGCTGTCCATAATTTACCGGTAGTAAGTAAGACTGTTATGGAAGTGGCCAAAAATCAAACTTTGGAGGATAAAGCACATTCATCTATGCCTACTCTGACCACAGCTTCTGTTCTTGACCTTCCGGTGAATTATGAAAAACGATCTGGAATGGAAGCAGATGGCACCCGTGTTCTCATGACTGATTTGAGTAAATCGGAAATCAAGACAACTGCAGTTTCAGTTGTGAAAATGGCAGACTCAGAAAAACATTCTAATGAAGATGCAATTTCACTGCCTAACACAGGAGCTCTATGTACAGCTTCTCTTAGTGCTGGAGAAAGGGATGATGGGCTTTCTGAGAGAGAATCTCCTGATGCTGGTCCACCTGGTTTTACTACAAGGGCCTCTGGCAATGATGTAAGTTCATCTTTGGTTCCTCCAAGTGTGGTGGAGCCTGTGGCAATGTCAAATACTTCTGGAAACAAAACTGAAATGTTGACAAAGGAGTCTCCAAACTCTTCTCACCTTGATGCCAGAGGATTTGAATGTCAGACAATTTCCACAAAAACAGACAAGTCCAATGATTATCCTGAAACCACTCCGCCTATTCCTGTGACTCCAGAAAATTTAGGCATAGTGGTCACTTCTGCTATGATTGTCAGTGGCTCTGAGAACAAAATAGAGCCTTCTGTTAAAGAGCTTCAGTTAACATCTCCTGTAATTTCAGAAAaggctgatgatgatgatggtgagcATCCTAAATCACCAATTTCTCAAATTCTGGATCATTCCAGTGTGGTAGAGCTTCAGTTAACATCTCCACAAGATGAAGGCAATCCTGAAGCTCCTGTAATTTCAGAAAaggctgatgatgatgatgatggtgagcATCCTAAATCACCAATTTCTCAAAGTCTGGATCATTCCAGTGTGGTAGAGCCTCCTATGACTGAGATTCAGTCTGGAAATGATAGAGAGCCTGCTTTAAATGAGGTTAAAAATTGTTCTCTTGATATTGGAATTGATGAAAATGCTCCAACTATTTCTTTGACTCGAGATCGATCCACTGGTGTTAAATTTGAGAAGCGTTCCTCTGAGAGTGTTATTCTGTGCTCTACAGAAGCTGAGTTTCAAAAATCTTCTCTTGAAATTGGAAGCCTTGGAAATCCCTCATCTATTCCTGTGACTGGAGATCAACCTcctagtattcattttgaagagGATGCCTCTGAGAAAGATGTTCTGCCCTCTAATGATGCTGAAGCTGAATCATCTATTCCTGTGACTGGAGATCAACCTcctagtattcattttgaagagGATGCCTCTGAGAAAGATGTTCTGCCCTCTAATGATGCTGAAGCTGAAACAGCTGCTGAATGCTCTGGTCAAGCCAGTGTTGCAGGTTTAAAATTTTCACCGAAAGTCGAAAATAGTGGAGCTGCTCATGGACCATCTGATATTGCCTTGGGAGATAGTAGTGAGACTTTGCAGGACACTTCTGAAACTGGCAACTTGGAAGCTAAATGTGATGCTTCTGAAGACAAAGAGGAAACCATGCCGGACCCTTTAAAGTCAGTCATAGCTGAATCTAGTGGTGCCAAAGTCATCCCAGAAGCTCATGTTGGAACACTGCTGCAAGAAATTGAAACTACTGATCATAGCGATGAAGCTTGCAATATGGAATTGGACCCTTCTAAGGGTGATCAAATGGATGGTTCTCAGAATGTTTTGATGGAAcatgaaaaaatatcaaatgagaTTACTTTGCCTTCTTTATTGGTCACGGAGGAAGACAAACTCAATAACTCTGAGAGAAGTCCAGTTGGCAACTCAGTAGCAGTTGGGGAGCAGAAAGGACCTGATGACGCCGAATCTGGTGATCAGTTGGATGTTTCTTGTGAGGGTGGTTTTATGCCAGAAAATATATCAGAAGTCCCACCTTCATCTTCCTCGGTGAAAGAGGAACAAATGATTGAGAGTTCATTTGAGAAGTTTCCTGTTAGCTGCTTGGTGGCTTTGAAGGAACCAAAAGATTCTGAAGCTGGGATGGATATTCAACTTGATTCTGCGGGGGGCAGTGAGACTTTGCCAGATCAAGTTATTTTGTTACCTTCTTGTTTAGAGTCCGGAGAAGAGATTGGATGTTCATCTGAGAAGGGTCCAGCACTTGAGGAACCAGAGAAACCAAAAGATTCAGAAGCTGAAATAGATGTACAATTAGATTCATCAAATAACAACGAGGTATTGCTAGAAAAGGTTGTATCAGGTTCTATCATGGAAGATAAGATTGAGGGCTCATATCAGCAGGATCCAGCGGGCAGCTCAGTGCCTGAAGAATCAAAAGATTCTGAAGCTGAAGGGGCTGTGCAACCTCTAGACAGTTCTGAGGGTTCTAAAGATGTTCAAACTGATTCGTATCTTGCTGGCAAGATGtcacaagaaatttttttattagaaaatgcACATCCTCCATCTTCGTCAGTGACAGATGCAGAAAAGATTGAGAGTTCATTGGAGAAGTGTTCATTGAGCCTGTCGGTAGAACTTGAGAGGTTGGAAGGTTTTGAGGCTAAGGTGGAAAATAGAGTGGATGCAGGTCATGATGTTGTTGGTTCTCCAGAAAGTAAAAAATCGGAAACCATgaatctgctttcatcttctttAGCATCAGAGGGAGAAAAGATTGAGGGCTCAGTTGATAAAGCTCTGTGTAGCAGTCCAGTAGCATTTAAAGAATCAGAAGACTCTGTGGTTGAGATTGTTAATGATATGGGTGCTTCCCAGATTGGTGGAATTTTGCCCGAaagtaatttagaaaatataaatttacctTCATCTCCCCTGGCAACTTTGGATGGAAAGACTGCTGGGTCACCTGAAAAGCATCTGATTGGCAGTTCAGAGGAACAGGTGGAACGAAAAGGGTCTGAAAATGATGTTGATGACCAAATTGATGTTTCCCATGCTGGCGAAATTCTTCCTGTAAATTCTCCCACtgcagaaaaagaaatgaaaattgaGGATTCATCTGAGGAGGGCCATGTTGACTGTTCCATGGCAGTGGAGGAACCACAAATTCCTGTAGCTGAGGTCAGGGATCTAATCGATGCTTCTCATGTTGGTGGTTTGGGTCTGGAAAATTTGTTAGAAAAGAGTGATGGCTTATCTGAGAAGAGTCAGGAGGAGGGCAGCTCATTATCCCTGAATGAATCAAACAAGAACGATGATAAAATCAGTCATCAAATGGATACAAATGATATACCCCAGGATGCTGGGTTAATGCCAGAAGATATTGTATCAGAAAAGGTGGATGTTGTTACATCTTCTTTAGAGACTCAGGAAGAAAAGGCTGAGGGTTCTTCCGGAAATAATCGAATGAGCAGCTTAGAAGCAGTAGTGGAATCAAAGGGTTCTGAGGTTGATGGTCAATTGGGTGCATCCCAG GTTAGTACAGTCTTGCCAGACAACGATAGGTCAGAGAACATGGCTCTGCCAGCACCCTCTATGGTGACGGAGGAACAAAAGCTTGAGGGCTTGTTTGAGGATGGTATAGTCAGCTTAGTGGTATTGGAGGAATCAAAAGGATCTCCAGCTGAAATGGGTGATAAGGTTGATGTTTCTCAGGATTGTAGGATGGTGGCAGAGATTGAATCTGAGAATTTGGATGAGCCTCCACCTTCAACATCAGAGGGTGATAATGTTCTTGGCTCATCTGAAGTGGAATTGGTTGTCATCTCCTCTGAAAATTTGGATCAGCCTCCACCTTCGTTGACAACTGAGGGTGATAATGCTGCTGGCTCATCTAAAATGGAATTGATTGGCAGCCCCTCAGTGCCTGAGGAATCAGAATTGAAAGATGAAGCTGCAACTGCTCATGTTTCTGAGTCACAGCCAGAGGGCGAAAACAAGGATTTGCCTCCATCTACTTCGGCCCAAGACAGTGAAAATGTCAAGGGATCACCAGACCGAGATCCATTGACGGGTCATGTTTCATTGCCACAGAATGAAAACAAGGATTTGCCTTCATCTTCATCAGCACAAGAGGGTGAAAATATTGAGGGATTATCAGCGGGAGCTGAACTGGGAAGCTCCGTGGATATGGAGGGTGCGGTAGGGTCTGAAGAGTAA